From Candidatus Krumholzibacteriia bacterium:
TCGGAAAGTCGACAAACAAACGCAACTGGTCTTCTTTTCTTATCTGAAGTATCACGGAGTCTTCGATCGCCTCGATATTAAGCCTGCTGGGTTCTTCGCTGTGAAAACTGGCGATGTCGCCAATCCACCAGTCCTCGATCGCAAACTGAAGATTGTGTTCTTTGCCGCGATCATCCACCAGGTACATCCGCAAGCATCCCTCAGCCACAAAGCTGTTCAGCTTGCAGACATCTCCCTGTTGCAAGACAAACTGCCGACGTTTTACTCGTTTTTCGGAGAAGCTATCTCGGACTGCCTGCTTTTCTTCCGCATTCAAAGCAAGGTGCTTTTCAAAGTAGGATATGAGCGACTCTATGTGCATTTGCGGAAAACTCTCCGTTTGTTGGACGCGGTACGTCTCACAATACCCGTGAACTCCACAGTCCGGGGCGCGTCTACGGCGTCCGCCGCCTTGCGACGGCGGACGCCAGCAGGCTTATTACTTCACCAACTCGATCTCGCCCGGTCGCCAGGTCTTGTCGAACCATGCCTCGGTGGGGCTGTAGAGACGCAGGAGGCAGAACCAACCCTTGCCGGGAACGGTCTGGGTCCAGTTCGCTTCCTTGCCGGCCGGAGCCCTGGGGCCGAAGTAAAGATCGATCGACCCGTCGTCGTTGGTGATCAACTTGTCGCGCTGGCTTTGCTTGCTCGGGAAAGTCTGGTCCGTCTGGAGCATGGATCGGGTCTGGGGATCATAGACGCACACCGACCAGAATTTCAGGGCAGGAGCATCTTTGGGGATGTTGAGTTTGTAGGTCTTGCTGCCGTCGAGGGGGTTGCCATCGGCGTCCAGGTAGCCCCAGGCGTACTGGGAGCCCGCGCCGACCAACTTCATCGCCATCGCCGGCGTGTTAACCGTCGCGAAGTAGTAGAAGTGGGTCCGCGCATCCAGGTTGCGCCCGCCCATGCCCTCATCCTTGAGGAATTGATAGGAGTCACCGACATAGCCCCTTTTCCAGTGGCTGCCTTCGTAGAGGAATTCGTCCTTGTTGCGCTCAT
This genomic window contains:
- a CDS encoding Crp/Fnr family transcriptional regulator; the encoded protein is MHIESLISYFEKHLALNAEEKQAVRDSFSEKRVKRRQFVLQQGDVCKLNSFVAEGCLRMYLVDDRGKEHNLQFAIEDWWIGDIASFHSEEPSRLNIEAIEDSVILQIRKEDQLRLFVDFPKFNRIFRVFTENALVSCQRRVLQNIGSTAEERYLDFVERYPDLLNRISNVQIASFLGMTPEFLSTIRKRLLKS